From a region of the Microterricola gilva genome:
- a CDS encoding DUF1801 domain-containing protein: MSTEPSTSNTAALEYVAAVAHPVRRRDAQTLLELFGRITGESPVLWGPSIVGFGQYHYRYASGREGDAPAAGFSPRKAAMSIYLADGIGAHDDALARLGEFTSGVGCLYIKDLDKVDLAVLESIVRSSHATLTARK; encoded by the coding sequence GTGAGCACCGAACCCTCGACCTCCAACACAGCAGCGCTGGAGTATGTCGCCGCCGTCGCGCATCCCGTGCGTCGACGCGATGCGCAGACGCTTCTCGAGTTGTTCGGACGGATCACGGGGGAGTCGCCCGTGCTGTGGGGTCCGTCGATCGTCGGATTCGGGCAGTATCACTACAGGTACGCCAGCGGACGTGAGGGTGACGCGCCTGCCGCGGGCTTCTCGCCACGCAAGGCAGCAATGTCGATCTACCTGGCCGACGGCATCGGCGCGCACGACGACGCGCTCGCGCGTCTCGGAGAGTTCACGTCAGGCGTCGGATGCCTCTACATCAAGGACCTGGACAAGGTCGACCTCGCCGTGCTCGAGTCGATCGTCCGGTCCTCCCATGCCACTCTTACCGCGAGAAAGTAG
- a CDS encoding GAP family protein gives MLELIGDLLIYGAAVALSPIPPIAVILLLRSRSGLGAGAAFLAARLLVLVLVAAVVALGAELLPEQGDASPVTAVLRIGLGIGLIVLAAVKWRARPKSGETAALPSWMASLNNSTMGGAARSGILLSAVNPKELAFGVGAGLTIASAHLGTAGIVVASAGYAVLACIVLIVAVVGCWLAEERVGPALDSVRAWLVQNYAVVVAIVLLLIGVVLIGESLGSF, from the coding sequence ATGCTTGAACTCATTGGCGATCTCCTCATCTACGGCGCAGCCGTCGCGCTCAGCCCGATTCCACCGATTGCAGTCATCCTGCTCCTGCGCTCGCGCTCCGGCCTCGGCGCCGGGGCGGCGTTCCTGGCCGCCCGCCTCCTTGTTCTCGTGCTCGTCGCCGCCGTTGTCGCCCTCGGGGCCGAGCTGTTGCCCGAGCAGGGCGACGCGTCACCGGTGACCGCCGTGCTCCGAATCGGGCTCGGCATCGGACTGATCGTTCTCGCGGCCGTCAAGTGGCGCGCTCGCCCGAAGTCGGGGGAGACCGCAGCACTGCCCTCGTGGATGGCGTCATTGAACAACAGCACCATGGGCGGAGCCGCTCGCAGCGGCATCCTGCTCTCCGCCGTCAACCCCAAGGAGCTCGCGTTCGGCGTCGGCGCCGGCCTGACGATCGCGAGTGCGCATCTCGGCACAGCGGGAATCGTCGTCGCGAGCGCCGGCTATGCGGTCCTGGCGTGCATCGTGCTCATCGTCGCGGTTGTTGGCTGTTGGCTTGCCGAGGAGCGGGTGGGCCCGGCGCTGGATTCCGTGCGCGCCTGGCTTGTGCAGAACTATGCGGTCGTGGTTGCCATTGTTCTGCTTCTCATCGGCGTTGTGCTGATCGGGGAGAGCCTCGGCAGCTTCTGA
- a CDS encoding VOC family protein, producing the protein MGVTGIGGLFFRSTDPEARAAWYSEHLGIEAGQSGVWEQQAGPTVFAPFPSDSDYFAAEQPFMLNLRVDELDAMVARLEAAGISVERRPEWTGTDYGSFARIHDPEGLPIELWEPAG; encoded by the coding sequence ATGGGCGTGACGGGAATCGGCGGGCTTTTCTTCCGCAGCACGGATCCGGAGGCACGGGCGGCCTGGTACAGCGAGCACCTCGGCATCGAGGCGGGGCAGAGCGGCGTCTGGGAACAACAGGCGGGCCCGACCGTGTTCGCACCGTTCCCCTCCGACAGTGACTATTTCGCCGCGGAACAGCCCTTCATGCTCAATCTCCGTGTCGACGAGCTCGACGCCATGGTGGCGCGGCTCGAGGCCGCCGGGATCAGCGTCGAACGCCGCCCAGAGTGGACGGGCACCGACTACGGCAGCTTCGCCCGCATCCATGACCCCGAAGGACTGCCGATCGAGCTGTGGGAGCCGGCGGGCTAG
- a CDS encoding AAA family ATPase yields the protein MAATLILINGLPGSGKSTLGRQLSAALAVPVISKDVLKETYADVALGTVSSTRLGQIASQTMWELAAAIPDAAIVESWWYSQRDRDFVLAGIARSGSPDVVEIWCDVSPELAWERYDARIRHAIHPVGAQARVPWEQWCADAAPLEVGHCIRFDTSGPIDLAALMHSLDALIAQGA from the coding sequence ATGGCCGCAACCCTCATCCTGATCAATGGTCTGCCCGGTTCTGGGAAATCCACACTCGGGCGCCAGCTCTCGGCGGCGCTCGCCGTTCCCGTCATCTCCAAGGATGTGCTGAAGGAGACGTACGCTGACGTGGCGCTCGGCACCGTGTCGAGCACACGTCTCGGTCAGATCGCGTCGCAGACGATGTGGGAGCTTGCCGCCGCGATTCCAGACGCCGCCATCGTCGAGTCGTGGTGGTACAGCCAGCGGGATCGTGATTTCGTCCTCGCCGGTATCGCCAGGTCTGGCAGCCCCGACGTGGTCGAAATCTGGTGCGATGTTTCCCCGGAGTTGGCGTGGGAACGCTATGACGCGCGCATCCGACACGCGATCCACCCGGTGGGAGCCCAGGCCCGCGTGCCGTGGGAGCAGTGGTGCGCCGATGCGGCGCCGCTTGAGGTCGGCCACTGCATCCGATTCGACACGTCAGGCCCGATCGACCTTGCCGCACTTATGCACAGCCTGGACGCGCTCATCGCCCAGGGCGCCTAG
- a CDS encoding HNH endonuclease signature motif containing protein has protein sequence MSEALLQLPGSAADPVITGCLTGLAAVQSSIGAAQAEQYRFIETARSHAIATADPMGRSRRIEEEFALRSITSELALALRVHERTMTGLIYEAKQLGTVFTKSLSALAAGTVGQRHVREILAQAVTLPPELHARFEAEALVQAAAQTPTAFRRTAARIRERLHPDSLTVRAAKGRAERRLWFEPDADGMAWLHLYLEAEKAIAITERISHLADQAQAEALDSAELPETAAALTSGPHAQLEADIAAELLLSPPAPPADGASTSQMPGLAFSRPEVFVAVPKLTIPYATLIGQTDDPAELHGYGPIDADTARRLVAAAPTLHRILVDPVDGTPLQLDPRKYPLTKALRRWILYRDQICRFPGCTRKAERSEIDHTHPFGYDGLSEEDNLAVLCKKHHRLKHNSRWRVRQLGLGGLRWVSPAGGIYDTHPAPPSSRKPPGDPPAPPFEPPPLVEPVETTTNFPDTPPF, from the coding sequence ATGAGCGAAGCACTGTTGCAGCTCCCCGGATCGGCCGCCGACCCGGTCATCACTGGATGCCTCACCGGCCTCGCCGCGGTCCAATCCTCGATCGGTGCCGCCCAGGCGGAGCAGTACCGCTTCATCGAGACCGCCCGCTCCCACGCGATTGCCACCGCGGACCCGATGGGTCGGTCGCGACGGATCGAGGAGGAGTTCGCGCTCCGCAGCATCACCTCCGAGTTGGCCCTCGCGCTGCGGGTGCACGAGCGCACCATGACCGGACTCATCTACGAGGCGAAGCAACTCGGCACCGTCTTCACCAAATCTCTGTCCGCCCTCGCCGCGGGGACGGTCGGGCAACGGCACGTCCGTGAGATCCTCGCCCAGGCCGTCACTCTCCCACCCGAACTCCATGCCCGCTTCGAAGCGGAAGCACTGGTGCAGGCGGCCGCACAAACGCCGACCGCGTTCCGCCGGACGGCGGCCCGGATCCGGGAACGCCTCCACCCCGACTCCCTCACCGTGCGGGCGGCGAAGGGCCGGGCGGAGCGCCGGCTGTGGTTCGAACCCGATGCGGACGGGATGGCGTGGCTGCACCTGTACTTGGAAGCGGAGAAGGCGATCGCGATCACCGAACGGATCAGCCACCTCGCCGACCAGGCCCAGGCTGAGGCCCTGGACAGCGCCGAGCTGCCCGAGACGGCAGCCGCGCTGACCTCGGGGCCGCACGCCCAGCTCGAGGCGGACATCGCCGCCGAACTGCTGCTCAGCCCACCCGCTCCGCCCGCAGACGGCGCCTCGACGTCGCAGATGCCCGGGCTGGCGTTCTCTCGCCCCGAGGTCTTCGTCGCCGTGCCGAAGCTGACTATCCCGTACGCGACCCTCATCGGCCAGACCGATGACCCGGCGGAGCTCCACGGCTACGGGCCGATCGACGCCGACACCGCCCGCCGGCTCGTCGCCGCAGCCCCGACACTGCACCGGATCCTCGTCGACCCGGTCGACGGGACCCCGCTGCAGTTGGACCCGCGGAAGTACCCGCTGACGAAGGCGTTGCGCCGGTGGATCCTGTATCGGGACCAGATCTGTCGTTTCCCCGGCTGCACCCGGAAGGCGGAACGGTCCGAGATCGACCACACCCACCCCTTCGGGTACGACGGGCTCAGCGAAGAGGACAACCTGGCGGTGCTGTGCAAGAAACACCACCGCCTCAAGCACAACTCCCGCTGGCGGGTCCGGCAGCTTGGGCTGGGTGGTCTGCGCTGGGTCAGCCCGGCCGGCGGGATCTACGACACGCACCCGGCCCCACCCAGCAGCCGAAAACCCCCGGGCGACCCGCCAGCCCCGCCGTTTGAGCCGCCCCCGCTGGTTGAGCCTGTCGAAACCACAACGAACTTCCCGGATACCCCGCCGTTCTGA
- a CDS encoding YihY/virulence factor BrkB family protein, with amino-acid sequence MTSRTHPAQQPDGQDERPGAAAPHSPAALNSAQWRYVLARSVKEFRRDRCLDQSTALAFRSALVTFPTMLVLVSLLGMLGETSRVMRFTVDTIASLGSDETAKSVRALFAALAEAPAGYAFVLGLFLLMWSASGYVTAFGRAMNSIYGVAEGRTAWKLRVAAVPLGALLVFLLLLAAGAMLLGGEMLGGLDLSDAAVLAWNIVRVPLAFALAATVIALLYYFSPNVKHPRLRWMSVGAAGALTVWVLASLGLTLYFANFSSFDRSYGAIGGALVFLLWLWLSNVALLLGGEFDAELERMRQLRSGRAAEAHIFIQLRDTSAVSTAQNAELHDVIQARTIKEEARRARDTHAD; translated from the coding sequence ATGACAAGCCGCACGCATCCTGCGCAGCAGCCGGACGGCCAGGACGAGCGACCCGGCGCGGCGGCGCCGCACAGCCCCGCGGCGCTCAACTCCGCACAATGGCGCTACGTTCTCGCGCGCAGCGTGAAGGAGTTCCGCCGCGACCGCTGCCTGGACCAGAGCACTGCGCTTGCGTTCCGTTCTGCGCTCGTGACCTTTCCGACCATGCTCGTCCTGGTGTCGCTGCTCGGCATGCTCGGCGAGACGAGCAGAGTGATGCGCTTCACCGTGGACACGATCGCATCGCTGGGGTCCGACGAGACGGCGAAAAGCGTGCGAGCGCTCTTCGCCGCGCTGGCAGAGGCGCCGGCCGGCTATGCGTTCGTGCTCGGACTTTTCTTACTGATGTGGTCGGCATCCGGATATGTGACGGCGTTCGGCAGGGCCATGAACAGCATCTATGGGGTCGCAGAGGGGCGAACGGCATGGAAGCTGCGCGTCGCCGCTGTTCCCCTCGGAGCGCTTCTGGTGTTCCTGCTGCTCCTTGCCGCCGGGGCAATGCTCCTGGGCGGCGAAATGCTCGGCGGCCTGGATTTGAGTGACGCGGCGGTGCTCGCATGGAACATCGTGCGCGTCCCTCTTGCCTTCGCCCTGGCCGCAACCGTGATCGCGCTCCTCTATTACTTCTCGCCGAACGTCAAACACCCGCGGCTCCGCTGGATGAGTGTCGGCGCCGCCGGCGCACTGACCGTCTGGGTGCTCGCATCGCTCGGACTGACCCTGTACTTTGCCAACTTCTCCTCCTTCGACCGCAGCTACGGGGCGATCGGTGGTGCGCTCGTCTTCCTGCTCTGGTTGTGGTTGAGCAACGTTGCGCTGTTGCTCGGCGGCGAGTTCGACGCGGAGCTGGAGCGGATGCGGCAGCTCCGCAGCGGGCGGGCCGCGGAGGCGCACATATTCATCCAGTTGCGGGACACCTCCGCGGTGTCCACCGCGCAGAATGCGGAGCTCCACGACGTGATCCAAGCGCGGACAATCAAGGAGGAGGCGCGGCGTGCTCGAGACACGCACGCCGACTGA